The Stigmatella aurantiaca DW4/3-1 genome contains the following window.
GGCCGCGCCGATCTCCACGCTACGGGGCGTACTCGAACTTCACCGAGGAATGGCACGGGTGGGTGCCATCGATGATGTCAAAGATGTCGACGTTCTGAGGAGGCGTGGAAACGGTGTCCTTCGGGAACCCAGTGCCTCCCCACGGCGCGCCCGCGTTGAGCTGGATGGACCCACCCGTCGACGAGTAGACGGGCACGCCCGACGGCGCCGAAGCGGTGATCAGCAGGTTGGTGGCACAGTCCGCGGGCGCTCCTCCCGGGAACGTCAGCTGCAACGTCTCATCCACGTTCGGGCGAATGTTGTAAAGAACGGTGAACGGCGCCTCTGAACCGATGGTGCTGGTCCTGTAGAGGTAGGTCGAGGCGGAGTTCTGAAGTCCCGCGGTGATCGAGATGCCAGGCTCCGGCGTCAGATCCGCGGGGTTGTAGCAATAGGAGGGGAAGTTCGAGAGTTCGATGACGGTGCAAGCGGGGGTCGTCTTCTCGATGTCCGCGTTCCACATGCCAAGTCCACCGTTGCTGGGGACGGGCCGGCCGGGCTGCGCGGCGGGACCGCCAATCAGGGTGAACGCGGTGCTGGCGGCGCCCGGCCGGATGTTGGCCTGCTGCTCGACCCACAAGCCCGTCGCGCTGTCGAAGCGCCACATGGCGAGCCGGCACGCCGGGATCGCCGCCGTCTGTCCCAGGACACAGGGTGGCATGGACTTCACCTCGGCCGGAACGCGCAGCACCACCTCCGCGGTCTTGTTCTGCCCGAGGTTCACCGCCGCGCCCGCCGGGGTCGCCGCGCTGATGGAGAAGGCGCCGACAGACTCCAGCGCCACCCTCTGGCCGCTGGAGTTCACCGCCGTGAGATCTCCCGGCATGCGGAGCGGCGAGTACCCGGCGATGCTGACGTTGACCGTCCCCGTCACCACTTGTCCGGAAGCGTTGACCAGCGAGTTCGCGGGAATCGTGACCGTGACGTCCCCCACTTGCAGGGTGGAGGTCACGCCCGCGTTGATGGCCTTGGTGGTGGCCCGGGGCAAGACATGGATGGCATTGAGCTTGGCCGCGCTCAGGAACTCCGACATGGGCCCGTAGCCCGTCTTGCTCGCGCTGAGGTTGTAGCCCGCGGCCGTGGCGGTAATGGAGACAAAGTACTTGCCCGTGCTGTCGGTCGTCCGGCTGATGCCATTGATGGTCACCGTGGCCCCTGCCACGGCCGCGCCACTGTCGTCCTTCACCGTCCCGGTGAACACCGCCGAGGCCAAGGCCGTCTCCTGCTCGTGGAGCGCCGGGGCGTTCGGCTGCGAGGTGCCCATGTCGTCACCGCCGAGGCATCCCACCGAGAGCATCGCGGGAGCCACAAATGCCAACCACCATCTCTTCATCATTGCCATGACAGCCTCCAAGGAAAAGGCGTGCGAAAAGTGAAACACGCATTCTTAAACACCTCTTGGAGACTCAATGACAAGCAAATAATGAGAATTCCATCCAGCTCAGGATTCGAGGCCTGTAACTCATTCCGTTACACCCGGCGCCCGGCTTGTAACCATTCATGTAACAACGCCGCCGGGCGTGAGAGGGAAACATATCCTGGCATGAGCATTGAATTGCGTGGAGCCCCTTCTGGGGAACTCCTTTCAGGGCCTCGCCCTGGGCCCTGCAATCGGAACCCGGCGGCCAACGTACATTCCTCCCGTGGAGGAACCATGAACCGCACTCGCATGAAGCAGTCTTCGAAGAGGTGGTGGAAATCCCTGGCCGAACTCGCCTTCTTCGCCGTCATCCTGCGTGCCTCAGGGCTTCACGCAGGAAGGGGCGCGCCTCGAATACCTTCCAGGCGCGCCCCACCCACTCCACCCCGATCCCGGCCAGGGGCCTGCCCTGGAGGATGGGGTGGTGCCTCCCCGGCACTACCTGGTCCTCGGCGATCACCGGGGCAACTCATCGGACAGCCGGGCCTGGGGCTTCGTTCCTCGCGAGAACCTGCTCGGCCGCGCGGTGGCCATCCCCTACAGCCCACGTGAAGGCCTCTCGGGCCGTGAGCGCTGGTGGATTCCACTGCGCGCGGCCGAGGAAGAGGCCAGCGACGCTCGCCTCACACGCTAGTCCGCCAGGAGGACCTCGTAGATGAAGTTGAACGCCTTGCCCTGGGGGTCCCGGAATTCGAGCCGCATCTGCCCGTGGGCGCCCTGGAACGCCCCCGTGCCTCCGGTAATGGCCAGCGTGGAATCCCGCGTGTCGTAGAAGGGCCCCGCCACCGTGAGCTGCCCGTCATCGAGAAACGCCGTCCATGTGCACTCCCAGGAGGCCCCCGCCTGGACGCGCACGCAGTAGCCCTGGTCGGTGCCCACCTGCGCCGTGTTCGCCTCATCGAACAGCGGATTGACGAAGGTCAGGACGTCGCCCGCTGAGTCACCCGAGGGCTCCAAATCCGCGACCGCATCCGTCTCCGCGCGCTCGACGAGCCGGAGCGTCCGCGTCTGGAGTCCTTCGCCGCCGTCCTCATCTCCACAGCCCGCGAGCGCCGCGCACAGCACGAGCCCTGCCCCAAATCTTCTCACTGCTCCTCGCATGTCCCCTCCAGGTGAGCCACCCAGCACCGGAACCGCTCCTTTTCTTCAGGGAGCGCCCCTTGCCAGCCACTGCATGGTAGCTGCATTGTGGCGCCCCGCTGATGCCAGAGGGGACAACCATGGCCCAGCTGGCGAACACTCCGCCGGAGTCACCACGCCATGACGAGAAAGCTTCGCTCCGCCTTGCTGGGGCTGGTCCTGTGTACCGCCTCCCAAGCGCTCGCCGCCCCCTACTGGGGCACCTTCCAGACAGACGCCTGCACGGGCCTGGGCAAGCGCCAGAAGTCCGCCATCCTCTGGGGCATTCCGGTGGGCGCCTCCTGGGAGACCACGTGCGCGAGCACGGGCGCCACCCTCGACGGGCGCTGGTACGCGAAGCCGGACCGCTGCGTGAACACCCGCACCAACATGTGGGGCCAGTTCGACGTCACTGATGCGAGCTGCAACGCCACCTGGGGCACCTTCAAGAAAGACCGCTGCACGGACTCGGGCCGGCGCCAGTACTCGGCGCAGTTGCTCAACGTCCCGCCCAACACCTCGTGGGAGAGCGCCTGCCAGGCCACCCCGGCCACCGTGGCTGGCTATACCTTCCTGCACCCCACCCGCTGCGTGAACACGGGCACCACGGGCATGTGGGGCGAATTCGAGGTGGAGGACACCACGTGCAACCCGGTGACGGAGTGCACCGCCACCCCACCGGCAGGCACCTTCACCAAGACAGGCAACACCGGCACGGTGAGCTGCGATGCTTTCTGCGCCAACCGGGATGCCACCTGGGGCCAGCGCGGGGCATGCGTGA
Protein-coding sequences here:
- a CDS encoding dirigent protein — protein: MRGAVRRFGAGLVLCAALAGCGDEDGGEGLQTRTLRLVERAETDAVADLEPSGDSAGDVLTFVNPLFDEANTAQVGTDQGYCVRVQAGASWECTWTAFLDDGQLTVAGPFYDTRDSTLAITGGTGAFQGAHGQMRLEFRDPQGKAFNFIYEVLLAD
- the lepB gene encoding signal peptidase I, yielding MPQGFTQEGARLEYLPGAPHPLHPDPGQGPALEDGVVPPRHYLVLGDHRGNSSDSRAWGFVPRENLLGRAVAIPYSPREGLSGRERWWIPLRAAEEEASDARLTR
- a CDS encoding carboxypeptidase-like regulatory domain-containing protein; translated protein: MAPAMLSVGCLGGDDMGTSQPNAPALHEQETALASAVFTGTVKDDSGAAVAGATVTINGISRTTDSTGKYFVSITATAAGYNLSASKTGYGPMSEFLSAAKLNAIHVLPRATTKAINAGVTSTLQVGDVTVTIPANSLVNASGQVVTGTVNVSIAGYSPLRMPGDLTAVNSSGQRVALESVGAFSISAATPAGAAVNLGQNKTAEVVLRVPAEVKSMPPCVLGQTAAIPACRLAMWRFDSATGLWVEQQANIRPGAASTAFTLIGGPAAQPGRPVPSNGGLGMWNADIEKTTPACTVIELSNFPSYCYNPADLTPEPGISITAGLQNSASTYLYRTSTIGSEAPFTVLYNIRPNVDETLQLTFPGGAPADCATNLLITASAPSGVPVYSSTGGSIQLNAGAPWGGTGFPKDTVSTPPQNVDIFDIIDGTHPCHSSVKFEYAP